The nucleotide window atgccgcactgaggtaaaagcgcagactgcctgtcgcgagaactgaaaatggcaaattgcgcttttccgtgtcatgcatatgcattcatggGAGGGTCAAggcgaaagtgggagtttcccacaaagagatgggaggggatgcgtaaagtgcgcctaattatgtattccgtggTATGTACAaaaccgcctgtgaaagcgcaactctattttgcggtgaaaattctccgcctgttaaaagcaggcgtaaaccaggatgcgcatatgcctcctggtgtaatggcagccgtaacccgagcaagacgaagacataggcaaAATAATtgttgccacaaggatcacactttttgagttgagtgaacacaaaatcattacgcgttacagattaagcagccatgcaatattacagttactggaagaaatcaaagattacattgaatctccgactcagcgttcacattccattccagcagttgttaaactcttagctacattacaaatattggcatcaggatcactTCAGCGTGCGctatctgcgggttggccatggcgctaataacgctacgtctGCGAATGTATGTACATGAGGCCCCCTGTGTACCTGAGCCTTTACAAAACCAAGACGTTTTAAATCACGGTTAATAGTGAAATAGGTTATTTGCTGCATCCCTACATCCATCACaaggacacatacagacactaaggataacacacaaacagcatgcTCACTCTGCCCAGTCATAAGCACACCTGCCAAGAGAGGCCCTGTTCAGTTACTGTTTACCACAAAGCAGACATAAACTTTATTACTGAGACTAAAGGTTGCTAGTTTCCATATGGCATAGTTTTAACTGAGATGGAAAACTGTTCTGAACCATTCTGAACATGTCCATGCTGCAGAAACAGGTGATCGTGTTGGTACTGGCCTCTCTGGTCAGCTCGTACTACGTAAGTATGGTGGATGCATGTCTTATGATCAGGAGGGTTGTTGTATATTTGTGTGCTGTTTCATATGATATTAATTTAATAATGACTATGCTATGTGTGAATAGTTGAGATGTCCTCAATCAtgaaaatatgtttgtgtgcagaTACCTCTCTCACCACAGTCTCTGGTGCATGGTATGTtaaacagatatatatatatataacatcaGAATACTATATCTTACCACTAATTAAATACAAGTGTCTGCAATGTCCTTCATTTGAGCAATGATGTTATTCTATTTCAATGTAGAGGTCTATGAAAATGCTGAGGATGAAAATCCACTGCTTAATTTGGGTGAGTTGAAACAATCAAATACTCTTTTGTGCATTTAAAACTTATACTTGCAATATTCAATGTCACGTTTGTACTTTGTCTAATATATTTGCCGCAAACTAAAAGCTTTTTCTCTGCTTACAGATTCAGAGggggactctaaccctaacctgattGAAGGGGACATCCTCGTTCCAGTGAGTTTTATAACATTGAGTGAATGTTACATTTGTAATCAGAGCTTCTCAATCAGAATTTATACTGTCAACTTCTACAACTTTTTTTATGCTGTTCATCCTTAACAGAAAGGACGCAACGCTCTGATTGACACAAAGTACAGATGGAAATTTCCCATTCCTTACATTCTGTCTGATGACttgggtgagtgtgttgctATGAAGAGCCCCTGTGTTTGCTCTATTTTGGGGCAACACCACAGTAGCAGGGTTTGAAAcatgccctctccctccccagatcTGAACGCTAAAGGCTGTGTCCACCAGGCTTTTGAGATGTATCGCCTGAAGTCCTGCGTAGACTTCAAGCCCTACGCTGGAGAGAAGACCTACATCAAGTTTGAGAAGCGGGGAGGGTAAGACACAAAACTTtaagatattttttttaatcaaattgcAAGCAGGAGCAAACCACTTGACAGCACTGTATTAAGAAAGCCTTGCATTACAGCCTTGACCCTTCTCAAAAACTAATATTAAGTCGATGGATGTTACAATCCATCTaaatggggatgggtgtagctcaggggtagagcatttgactgcatacCAAGAGTTCACAGGTTAAAACCCCCTCCTGCATACAGTTTTTTTATAATGAAATACATTGCGATGATCATGTCTTTCTTTGCAGGTGTTTCTCCAGCGTGGGCGACCAGCAGGCTGGCCAGGTCCTGTCTCTGGGGACCGGCTGTGACCACAAGGCTGTGATCGAGCACGAGCTCCTCCACGCACTGGGCTTCTACCACGAGCAGTCTCGCTCCGACCGGGACGACTACGTCAAGATTTGGCTGGACCAAGTCACTCCGGGTCAGACCGTGGGCTAACAGCCTTCAGCACTCACCTGGGGCTGGTTTTGATATGTGATTGGACGAGCATGTAAACTGTTTGCCATAGATTAACTATTGAACAAATTCAACAGATAAACTATTTTAATCAAATGAGATTAGATGTTTTGGACCTACAAAtgtttatgtttcactgtgtttTGACAGGGCTGGAACATAATTTCAATAAATACAATGACGACTTCATCACCGACCAGAACACCCCGTATGATTATGAGTCGGTGATGCACTACCGTCCGTACTCCTTCAACAAGAATGGCAGCatccccaccatcaccaccaacaTCCCCGCCTTCAACAACATCATCGGACAGTACCTGGATTTCAGCACACTTGACACCCTCAGACTCAACAGGATGTACAACTGCTGTGAGAACAGAGAGACGCTATATATATGTTTGAGAGACTATATACAGTAAAAGTTAGCGATTTTCCTGTAAGGACCAGCATGAAATTACATGATGTAATTTGTGTAATAATGTACTTGCAGTACATTATTCCAATACTGTAACGTGGTCTGATTACAGAACTAATACAGTATGATTAACAGTATCTGGTCATGTATTTAAACTAAGCTTGTCTTTCACATGTAATTTGTGTAGAACTGTTTGTGATATGCTGCTGTAACGCTGCAATTTCCCCTAGGTGAATAAagtatttctcttttttttttcttgccccctctctccctccccccttgccctctctctatctccccccctctctctccccactcccacCCCTCTAGCTGGCCCTCTCACTATGCTGGACCAGTGTGCGTTTGAGAACATCAATATCTGTGGGATGATCCAGAGTCAGACGGATGAGGCTGACTGGGAACACCTGATGGGCGCTGCGGGCTCTGAGGACCACACCCTGCTTGGACGctgcagaggtcagaggtcaccttcaGACCTGGCTGCTGCTCTTACTGCTAACATGATCAATTATGAATGAACATTTAAAAACCTTATTTAGGGTTAAGGTCTGTTCACACGTCTTCCATATCATCCATGTTAGCTGAgcagcctgtctctgtgtgctACATTTTAGATGCTGGCTATTTCATGCACTTCAGCAGCCAGAAGGGTGGCGCTCAGGAGTCAGCTCTGCTGGAGTCCAGGATCCTGTTCCCCCGTAGGCAGCAGCAGTGTCTGCAGCTCTTCTACAGGATGACGGGCAGCCCACAGGACAGGCTTGTGGTCTGGGTCAGGATGGACGATGGCACGGGGACCGTCCGCAAGATGAAGAAGATACACACCTTTCACGGTATTGAGTGTGTGGGCCtggtggatgcgtgtgtgtgtgtggtgtgtggcccGATGTAAGCAGACACTTGTTTTGGACTTGCTGTATGAATGAAGGGTCTtgcagtgtgtgtttcttgCTGTCCCCAAAAATGTCCTTTTTGTGCCTCTCAGGGGATTCTGACCACACCTGGAAGATCGCCCACGTTCCCatggaggtgggagagaagtTCCGCTACGCATTCCAGGGCATGCGAGGGGACCCCACCTCTTCCGCGGGGGGGATTTCCCTCGACGACGTCACCCTGTCAGAGACACGCTGCCCCAATGCCGTGTGGACGATCCACAACTTCTCCAGGATCCTGGAGGAGGCTAACAGCAGCATGGCGATGGACAGCCCTCGCTTCTACAGCCCCGAGGGCTATGGGTACGGCCTGCGCTTGAAGCCCGACTCCGGCTACAGCGACTACACGGGCCGCTACGCCGGCCTGTACTTCCACCTGGCCAGCGGGGAGAACGACGGTGTGCTGCAGTGGAGAACGACGGTGTGCTGCAGTGGAGAACGACGGTGTGCTGCAGTGGAGAACGACGGTGTGCTGCAGTGGAGAACGACGGTGTGCTGCAGTGGAGAACGACGGTGTGCTGCAGTGGAGAACGACGGTGTGCTGCAGTGGAGAACGACGGTGTGCTGCAGTGGAGAACGACGGTGTGCTGCAGTGGCCGGCCGTCAACAGGCAGGCCACGCTGGTGgtcatggaccaggaccccgacgtcctgctcaggatgtcgtcagcacgtagcctcaccacagacatggaccaggaccccgacgtcctgctcaggatgtcgtcagcacgtagcctcaccacagacatggaccaggaccccgacgtcctgctcaggatgtcgtcagcacgtagcctcaccacagacatggaccaggaccccgacgtcctgctcaggatgtcgtcagcacgtagcctcaccacagacatggaccaggaccccgacgtcctgctcaggatgtcgtcagcacgtagcctcaccacagacatggaccaggaccccgacgtcctgctcaggatgtcgtcagcacgtagcctcaccacagacatggaccaggaccccgacgtcctgctcaggatgtcgtcagcacgtagcctcaccacagacatggaccaggaccccgacgtcctgctcaggatgtcgtcagcacgtagcctcaccacagacatggaccaggaccccgacgtcctgctcaggatgtcgtcagcacgtagcctcaccacagacatggaccaggaccccgacgtcctgctcaggatgtcgtcagcacgtagcctcaccacagacatggaccaggaccccgacgtcctgctcaggatgtcgtcagcacgtagcctcaccacagacatggaccaggaccccgacgtcctgctcaggatgtcgtcagcacgtagcctcaccacagacatggaccaggaccccgacgtcctgctcaggatgtcgtcagcacgtagcctcaccacagacatggaccaggaccccgacgtcctgctcaggatgtcgtcagcacgtagcctcaccacagacatggaccaggaccccgacgtcctgctcaggatgtcgtcagcacgtagcctcaccacagacatggaccaggaccccgacgtcctgctcaggatgtcgtcagcacgtagcctcaccacagacatggaccaggaccccgacgtcctgctcaggatgtcgtcagcacgtagcctcaccacagacatggaccaggaccccgacgtcctgctcaggatgtcgtcagcacgtagcctcaccacagacat belongs to Osmerus eperlanus chromosome 8, fOsmEpe2.1, whole genome shotgun sequence and includes:
- the mep1a.1 gene encoding meprin A, alpha (PABA peptide hydrolase), tandem duplicate 1 is translated as MLQKQVIVLVLASLVSSYYIPLSPQSLVHEVYENAEDENPLLNLDSEGDSNPNLIEGDILVPKGRNALIDTKYRWKFPIPYILSDDLDLNAKGCVHQAFEMYRLKSCVDFKPYAGEKTYIKFEKRGGCFSSVGDQQAGQVLSLGTGCDHKAVIEHELLHALGFYHEQSRSDRDDYVKIWLDQVTPGLEHNFNKYNDDFITDQNTPYDYESVMHYRPYSFNKNGSIPTITTNIPAFNNIIGQYLDFSTLDTLRLNRMYNCSGPLTMLDQCAFENINICGMIQSQTDEADWEHLMGAAGSEDHTLLGRCRDAGYFMHFSSQKGGAQESALLESRILFPRRQQQCLQLFYRMTGSPQDRLVVWVRMDDGTGTVRKMKKIHTFHGDSDHTWKIAHVPMEVGEKFRYAFQGMRGDPTSSAGGISLDDVTLSETRCPNAVWTIHNFSRILEEANSSMAMDSPRFYSPEGYGYGLRLKPDSGYSDYTGRYAGLYFHLASGENDGVLQWPAVNRQATLVVMDQDPDVLLRMSSARSLTTDMDQDPDGTLFWDNPTKVGTFDPSCDCYRGESWGWRNFIKHFDLQRRSYLKNDDLIIFVDFEDITSLIKTEVPVKPVE